In Methanonatronarchaeum thermophilum, a genomic segment contains:
- the rpl12p gene encoding 50S ribosomal protein P1 — protein MEYIYAAMLVHSAGKEVTEESISDVLGSAGVEIDDSRVKALVAALEDVDIEEAIESGQMAQPAAAPATETAETTEEAEEEAEEEAEEEKDEEEAEEEAAEGLGALFQ, from the coding sequence ATGGAGTACATATATGCAGCTATGCTAGTTCATTCCGCTGGAAAAGAAGTAACAGAGGAATCAATTTCCGATGTATTAGGATCAGCTGGAGTAGAAATAGACGATTCAAGAGTTAAAGCACTTGTAGCAGCACTTGAAGACGTCGACATAGAAGAAGCAATAGAAAGCGGACAAATGGCCCAACCGGCCGCCGCACCAGCAACAGAAACAGCGGAAACAACAGAAGAAGCTGAAGAAGAAGCTGAAGAAGAAGCCGAGGAAGAAAAAGACGAAGAAGAAGCCGAAGAAGAAGCAGCAGAAGGACTTGGAGCGCTGTTCCAATAA
- the mcrA gene encoding coenzyme-B sulfoethylthiotransferase subunit alpha — translation MADKEKRFIKALKNKFEEEPTDTKTHFYDLGGYKQSERKKEFQERAAQIAKERGTPSLNEDIGVPLGQRVLMPYQLSHTDTMVEPDDLHIINNAAMQQAWDDIQRTVIVGLDTAHQVMEKRLGVEVTPETINEYLEVFNHTQPGGAVVQEHMAECNPGVTGDAYVKVFTGNDELADEIDDNLLIDINENFPEDQAEQLKEAIGDSLWQAIRAPTIVTRVMDGATIRRWAAMQSSMAFISSYSLCAGEAAIADFAYASKHSKVINMASAMPRRRARGENEPGGIPFGYMGDIAQSFRTNPDDPSRATLETITLAAVLYDQLYLGGYMSGGVGFTQYATATYTDDILDDFVYHGAELIDEKFGGLGNVEPTMENVEEIATEMTDYSLSAYEDYPAAMEAHFGGSQRAAVVAASAGVAASMATGNANAGVNGWYLSQLLHKERAGRLGFYGYDLQDQCGSANSLSIRSDEGAPFELRGPNYPNYAMNVGHMSAYAGIAAGGHWARGDAWVASPIIKVAFSDNDLSFDFANVNEEVGRGGLREFEPEGERSGIISP, via the coding sequence ATGGCAGATAAAGAGAAAAGATTCATAAAGGCGCTTAAAAATAAATTCGAAGAAGAACCAACAGATACAAAAACACATTTCTACGACCTAGGCGGATACAAACAATCCGAAAGGAAAAAAGAATTCCAAGAAAGAGCAGCACAAATAGCAAAAGAAAGAGGCACACCATCATTAAATGAAGACATAGGTGTCCCGCTTGGACAGCGTGTTTTAATGCCTTACCAACTTAGCCACACAGACACAATGGTTGAGCCTGACGACCTACATATAATCAACAACGCTGCAATGCAGCAAGCTTGGGACGATATCCAAAGAACAGTTATCGTTGGTTTGGATACCGCTCACCAAGTGATGGAGAAAAGACTAGGAGTCGAAGTTACTCCAGAAACAATAAACGAATACCTAGAGGTATTCAACCACACACAGCCTGGAGGTGCTGTTGTCCAAGAGCACATGGCTGAGTGTAACCCAGGAGTAACAGGTGATGCATACGTCAAAGTCTTCACAGGAAATGACGAATTAGCAGACGAAATAGATGACAACCTACTCATCGACATTAATGAGAACTTCCCTGAAGATCAAGCCGAACAACTTAAAGAAGCAATAGGCGATTCTCTCTGGCAAGCAATCCGCGCACCAACCATAGTAACACGAGTAATGGACGGCGCAACTATCCGTAGATGGGCTGCAATGCAAAGCTCCATGGCATTCATCTCAAGCTACAGCCTCTGTGCAGGTGAAGCAGCAATCGCAGACTTCGCATACGCATCCAAACACTCCAAAGTCATTAACATGGCAAGCGCAATGCCAAGAAGAAGAGCAAGAGGAGAAAACGAACCAGGTGGAATACCATTCGGATACATGGGAGACATAGCCCAATCATTCAGAACAAACCCAGACGACCCATCAAGAGCAACACTCGAAACAATCACACTAGCAGCCGTACTATACGACCAACTCTACCTCGGAGGATACATGTCCGGTGGAGTCGGATTCACACAATACGCAACAGCAACATACACAGACGACATACTTGACGACTTCGTATACCACGGAGCAGAACTAATAGACGAAAAATTCGGTGGACTCGGAAACGTAGAACCAACAATGGAAAACGTCGAAGAAATCGCAACCGAAATGACAGACTACTCCCTAAGCGCATACGAAGACTACCCAGCAGCAATGGAAGCACACTTCGGAGGATCACAAAGAGCAGCAGTAGTAGCTGCATCTGCCGGAGTAGCCGCAAGCATGGCTACCGGAAACGCCAACGCAGGAGTCAACGGATGGTACCTATCACAACTCCTACATAAAGAAAGAGCAGGCAGACTCGGATTCTATGGATACGACCTACAAGATCAGTGTGGATCTGCAAACAGCCTATCCATAAGAAGCGACGAAGGAGCACCATTCGAACTAAGAGGACCAAACTACCCCAACTACGCAATGAACGTCGGACATATGAGCGCATACGCAGGAATCGCCGCAGGTGGCCACTGGGCCAGAGGTGACGCATGGGTAGCAAGCCCAATAATCAAAGTAGCGTTCTCCGACAACGACCTATCCTTCGACTTTGCAAACGTAAACGAGGAAGTAGGACGCGGTGGACTCAGAGAATTCGAACCAGAAGGAGAGAGATCTGGAATTATATCACCATAA
- a CDS encoding 50S ribosomal protein L1 produces MISNEEILEKVEETVDLAPERGFKENVDMAINLKNVDLSDPNNRVDLEIVLPNGLGKDVKVCVIGNSAQMLNAENADKKITPEELEKLGKEKSEARALAKEMNFFLAEADLMPKIGKLLGPILGPRGKMPDPVRPGEEVEPKIKRLKNTVKLRSGESSTFHTTIGTVELGQEKISENINTMLKRLERDLPQARQNIDSVYIKTTMGPSVELI; encoded by the coding sequence TTGATATCAAATGAAGAAATCTTGGAAAAGGTTGAAGAAACAGTTGACCTAGCTCCAGAAAGAGGTTTTAAAGAAAACGTAGATATGGCAATAAATCTAAAAAACGTAGACCTCTCAGATCCAAATAATAGAGTAGACCTGGAGATAGTTCTTCCAAACGGATTAGGAAAAGACGTAAAGGTATGCGTAATAGGCAATTCAGCTCAGATGTTGAATGCCGAAAACGCTGACAAAAAAATAACCCCTGAAGAACTCGAAAAACTCGGAAAAGAAAAATCCGAAGCAAGAGCCCTTGCAAAAGAAATGAACTTCTTCCTAGCCGAAGCCGACCTAATGCCAAAAATCGGTAAGTTATTAGGACCAATACTTGGACCAAGAGGCAAAATGCCCGACCCAGTAAGACCCGGCGAAGAAGTAGAACCCAAAATAAAGAGACTCAAAAACACAGTAAAACTCCGATCAGGAGAAAGCTCAACATTCCACACAACCATCGGAACAGTCGAACTAGGTCAAGAAAAAATATCAGAAAACATCAACACGATGCTAAAAAGACTTGAAAGAGACCTACCACAAGCAAGACAAAACATAGACTCCGTATACATAAAAACAACAATGGGGCCATCAGTGGAGTTGATCTAA
- the mcrG gene encoding coenzyme-B sulfoethylthiotransferase subunit gamma, translated as MSYEAQRYPGSTTPAENRRKYMDPDYELEKLREISDDDVTILLSHREPGEAFKSVHPPLDELDEPDCPIREMVEPTEGAKAGDRIRYVQFTDSVYNAPLPPFMRAYMYMTRYRGIDTGTLSGRQVIEARERDVEKISKELLTTEVFDPAKTGLRGATVHGHAVRLDENGLMFDALQRYQFNEDTGEVEYVKDQIGVPLDQPISFGKPMSEEDLLERTCIFREDGKPFSEDEEVVEFTQRVHKLRTLAGYNPSSMEGE; from the coding sequence ATGAGTTACGAAGCCCAGAGGTACCCAGGTAGTACCACACCTGCAGAAAACAGAAGAAAATACATGGATCCAGATTACGAGTTAGAGAAACTACGAGAAATATCAGATGATGATGTCACAATTCTACTAAGCCATCGAGAACCAGGAGAAGCGTTTAAAAGCGTACATCCACCACTTGATGAGCTGGATGAACCAGATTGTCCAATAAGAGAAATGGTAGAGCCAACAGAAGGCGCAAAAGCCGGAGACCGAATAAGATACGTACAATTCACAGACTCCGTATACAACGCACCGCTCCCACCATTCATGAGAGCATACATGTACATGACAAGATACAGAGGAATCGACACCGGAACACTCTCAGGAAGACAAGTAATCGAAGCAAGAGAAAGAGACGTTGAAAAAATAAGCAAAGAACTCCTAACAACAGAAGTGTTCGACCCAGCAAAAACAGGCCTAAGAGGCGCAACCGTTCACGGACACGCCGTAAGGCTTGACGAAAACGGATTAATGTTCGACGCACTACAAAGATACCAGTTCAATGAAGACACAGGCGAAGTCGAATATGTAAAAGACCAGATAGGGGTCCCACTCGACCAACCAATATCATTCGGAAAACCAATGAGCGAAGAAGACCTACTTGAAAGAACATGTATCTTTAGAGAAGACGGCAAACCATTCTCAGAAGATGAGGAAGTTGTCGAATTCACACAAAGAGTACACAAACTAAGAACACTAGCTGGATATAATCCTTCTTCAATGGAGGGTGAATAA
- a CDS encoding transcription elongation factor Spt5: MESDEEESKIFALKTTANQEKAVADMIYQIAKREKLDIRAVLSPNSLKGYALVEAPRSDILIEASESIPHSRGIVEGEIPLEEVEHFLTPKPAVSGISEGDIVELIAGPFKGEKARVKRIDEAKEEIVLELFEAMVPIPVTVQGDHVRVLDQKEEVED; the protein is encoded by the coding sequence ATGGAAAGCGATGAAGAGGAGTCGAAGATATTTGCTCTTAAGACAACTGCAAATCAAGAAAAAGCAGTTGCTGATATGATATATCAGATTGCAAAGAGAGAAAAACTCGATATTAGAGCGGTTCTCTCTCCAAACTCGCTTAAAGGATATGCATTAGTAGAGGCCCCTAGATCAGATATATTGATAGAGGCCTCTGAAAGCATACCTCATTCAAGAGGTATAGTGGAAGGTGAAATACCTTTAGAAGAGGTTGAACACTTCCTAACTCCGAAGCCTGCAGTATCTGGGATATCGGAAGGAGATATCGTTGAACTTATTGCAGGGCCATTTAAAGGCGAGAAAGCTAGAGTTAAAAGAATTGATGAAGCTAAAGAAGAAATAGTTCTCGAACTGTTCGAGGCTATGGTTCCTATACCTGTAACTGTACAGGGAGATCACGTAAGAGTTTTAGATCAAAAAGAGGAGGTAGAAGATTAA
- a CDS encoding DUF61 family protein → MRGNRLGGKPGGSEESKRYKRILMKQIKALNNHLPQRRASLKKLTENPELELKTRKGEKFTVNSDEIERISKIVPKRYWETLKIPIYIEINRKHSKGTYKISGRYATMVVSEILNRGIDEDKEQLFIYRPEVIELRRELKTTTEYMFAARI, encoded by the coding sequence ATGAGAGGAAATAGACTTGGTGGTAAACCAGGTGGTAGTGAGGAGTCTAAGAGATATAAACGTATTTTGATGAAACAGATTAAAGCTTTAAACAACCACCTGCCTCAAAGAAGAGCTAGTTTAAAAAAACTAACCGAAAACCCTGAATTAGAACTAAAAACTCGTAAAGGCGAGAAATTTACAGTAAACTCAGATGAAATTGAAAGGATTTCAAAAATAGTTCCAAAAAGATATTGGGAAACACTCAAAATACCGATATACATCGAAATCAACAGAAAACACTCCAAAGGTACATATAAAATATCGGGAAGGTATGCAACCATGGTAGTCAGCGAGATACTAAACAGAGGTATCGATGAAGATAAAGAACAACTCTTCATATACCGTCCAGAAGTAATTGAACTACGAAGAGAACTAAAAACTACAACTGAATATATGTTTGCAGCTAGAATCTAA
- a CDS encoding rubrerythrin family protein, translating to MKEMTYTNVRNAFSGESQAHMRYMLYSEVAMDEGFEGVSLLFDAVVFAEKVHAKNLLEISPEGVKASTAPMHSGLESTTENLDKSIHGEKFETEEMYPSYYEVAKKQGESKATRVFSWAMKAEKEHAELFKKAKNKVEEGKDIDIELINVCSRCGYTVDDKAPEKCPICGAPKLKFKEFTKNTK from the coding sequence ATGAAAGAGATGACCTACACAAATGTTAGGAATGCATTTTCAGGTGAGAGCCAAGCGCATATGAGGTATATGTTATATTCTGAAGTTGCTATGGATGAAGGGTTTGAGGGCGTATCACTCCTCTTCGATGCAGTTGTGTTTGCTGAGAAAGTGCATGCTAAAAACCTACTTGAAATCAGTCCGGAAGGTGTTAAAGCCTCCACAGCGCCAATGCACTCTGGATTAGAGAGTACAACTGAAAACCTAGATAAATCGATCCATGGCGAAAAGTTTGAGACCGAAGAGATGTATCCATCTTACTACGAAGTTGCAAAAAAACAAGGGGAGTCAAAAGCAACAAGGGTATTCAGTTGGGCGATGAAAGCAGAAAAAGAACACGCAGAACTATTCAAAAAAGCTAAAAATAAAGTTGAAGAAGGAAAAGACATTGATATCGAACTCATAAACGTATGTTCAAGATGTGGATACACAGTAGATGACAAAGCACCAGAAAAATGCCCTATATGCGGAGCACCAAAACTAAAATTCAAAGAATTCACAAAAAACACCAAATAA
- a CDS encoding stage II sporulation protein M, with protein sequence MDLVSLISWKWFLVSALIFLIGYISAYPVWRWEINILIKYPTWIWSWVKRKIGPQDHWLKILVFIFTFNSFSLLVNFISGFLVVLPFILAYFLGLHLGVVSMKEFDKISFAMMFLNPVAWLELPASWISFSIGIEMGLEILDTGLSLNIFYELLPVFVFIVLPILLIAASLETALIKKITQKEMNSF encoded by the coding sequence ATGGATTTAGTTAGTTTAATTAGTTGGAAATGGTTTTTAGTCTCAGCATTAATATTCCTAATTGGTTATATATCAGCTTACCCTGTTTGGCGTTGGGAAATCAATATATTAATCAAATATCCTACCTGGATTTGGAGTTGGGTTAAAAGAAAGATAGGACCACAAGACCACTGGCTTAAGATTCTAGTATTTATTTTCACATTCAACTCATTCTCATTACTTGTCAACTTTATATCCGGTTTCTTAGTAGTACTGCCTTTTATACTGGCCTACTTCCTTGGCCTCCATCTAGGTGTCGTTTCAATGAAGGAGTTCGATAAAATAAGTTTCGCCATGATGTTTTTGAACCCTGTAGCATGGCTCGAACTTCCCGCAAGCTGGATTTCATTCTCAATCGGAATAGAGATGGGTCTAGAGATTTTAGATACAGGTCTTTCCCTAAACATCTTCTACGAACTACTACCTGTATTCGTGTTCATAGTTCTTCCAATATTGTTGATAGCAGCTTCACTTGAAACAGCTTTAATTAAAAAGATAACCCAAAAAGAAATGAATAGCTTCTAA
- the mcrD gene encoding methyl-coenzyme M reductase operon protein D codes for MPTQVQIFPDRLLLGDTASEVITQLSEIDEVREIVVTGPRIPKRVPYGPAKGIENPHTERKKLKIMDKETDLEVKVGRIILDLDAEDDDVDPIIGDITEICDIKISCDYNIETGQYTKPKPTVTEYMRYGKKPDKENKDK; via the coding sequence ATGCCAACGCAGGTCCAAATATTCCCAGACAGATTATTACTCGGAGACACCGCGAGTGAAGTGATAACACAACTCTCCGAAATCGATGAAGTCAGAGAAATCGTGGTCACAGGCCCAAGAATACCAAAGAGAGTACCGTATGGACCTGCAAAAGGAATCGAAAACCCACATACCGAGAGGAAGAAACTAAAAATAATGGATAAAGAAACCGATCTCGAAGTCAAAGTGGGAAGAATAATACTAGACCTAGACGCCGAAGACGATGACGTAGACCCCATAATAGGGGATATAACAGAAATATGCGATATAAAGATATCCTGCGACTACAACATCGAAACTGGACAATACACGAAGCCAAAACCCACTGTGACTGAGTATATGAGATATGGTAAAAAACCAGATAAAGAAAATAAAGATAAATAA
- a CDS encoding 50S ribosomal protein L10, producing the protein MSSKVAEWKVNEVSNLSTKIDNSEAVGIVDIGGIPARQLQEMRSNLRGKADLRVSRNTLIEISLDTAEKENIKELKEYLEGQTSLVFSDINPFKLYNMLEESKTTAPASAGDIAQKDIVVEEGPTSLEPGPVLSDLQQAGLPAGIDGGDVVIQNTTTIVEKGEEINAKVADVLSKLDIEPMEVGLKLRAVVEEGTIFEPETLAIDIDKYREDITTAQSRALALAMGIQHPTEETIKPLIHKAYTEALAVGIEAEIFEPEVLKKLVAKANIDASTISSKIGEDFLPDED; encoded by the coding sequence ATGAGTAGCAAAGTAGCTGAATGGAAAGTAAACGAAGTTTCAAACCTATCAACCAAAATAGATAACAGCGAAGCCGTCGGCATCGTCGACATCGGAGGAATCCCAGCACGCCAACTACAAGAAATGAGAAGCAATCTAAGAGGCAAAGCAGACCTAAGGGTAAGTAGAAACACCCTAATAGAAATATCTCTAGATACAGCAGAAAAAGAAAACATAAAAGAACTAAAAGAATACTTAGAAGGACAAACCTCACTTGTCTTTTCAGATATAAATCCCTTTAAACTTTACAACATGCTTGAAGAGAGTAAGACCACTGCACCAGCTTCTGCAGGCGATATAGCCCAGAAAGACATAGTGGTCGAAGAAGGCCCTACATCACTAGAACCAGGGCCAGTTCTCAGTGACCTACAACAAGCCGGCTTGCCCGCCGGAATAGATGGAGGAGACGTTGTAATACAAAACACAACAACAATAGTCGAAAAAGGAGAAGAAATAAACGCAAAAGTAGCCGACGTACTAAGCAAACTCGACATCGAACCGATGGAAGTCGGATTAAAACTAAGGGCAGTCGTCGAAGAAGGAACAATATTTGAACCAGAAACACTCGCAATAGACATCGACAAATACAGAGAAGACATAACAACCGCACAATCCAGAGCACTAGCACTCGCAATGGGCATACAACATCCAACAGAAGAAACCATAAAACCACTAATACACAAAGCATACACCGAAGCACTAGCCGTAGGAATAGAAGCAGAAATCTTCGAACCAGAAGTACTAAAGAAGTTGGTCGCAAAAGCAAACATAGATGCGAGCACAATCTCTTCAAAGATTGGTGAAGACTTTTTACCCGATGAAGATTAA
- a CDS encoding 50S ribosomal protein L11 — protein sequence MKMEEISALVDAGNVSPGPPLGPKLGPLGVNIQQVVEDINKETKDFEGMQVPVTLQVDPETKEYEIEVGKPPTTALVKKEAGVEKGSGNPSSEYNGSLSKDKLEKIAEMKKEDLLGKDTEQRMKEVAGTCRSMGIKIDGKPPQEFIDSL from the coding sequence ATTAAAATGGAAGAAATTAGTGCTTTAGTTGACGCTGGAAACGTAAGTCCAGGCCCACCGCTCGGACCGAAACTAGGTCCGTTAGGAGTCAACATACAACAAGTGGTGGAAGACATAAACAAAGAAACTAAGGATTTTGAGGGAATGCAAGTCCCTGTAACACTACAAGTAGATCCTGAAACGAAAGAATATGAAATAGAGGTCGGAAAACCACCAACAACCGCGTTAGTGAAAAAAGAAGCAGGAGTAGAGAAAGGTAGTGGCAACCCAAGCAGTGAATATAATGGTAGTCTTTCAAAAGACAAATTAGAGAAAATAGCCGAAATGAAAAAAGAAGACCTCTTAGGAAAAGATACAGAACAAAGAATGAAAGAAGTTGCAGGTACCTGTCGGTCTATGGGAATTAAGATCGATGGAAAACCACCTCAGGAATTCATAGATTCACTATAA
- the hemB gene encoding porphobilinogen synthase codes for MYPINRLRRLRNKESTRRLVSETKLTTDDLVYPLFVEKRDKPIEISSMDGVYRYPVEKAVEVAKEVEDLGIPSIILFGIPEKKDEVGSFAFKKDGVVQQALKKINKETNLTLISDVCLCEYTDHGHCGLIKNGVVDNDETLELLSKTAVSHAESGADIVAPSGMMDGMVAALRDGLDREGFTSTSILSYSAKYASNYYGPFRDAAESTPSFGDRKGYQMAITQRKEAIRENNIDAVEGADMLMVKPALPYLDIIRDTSERFNLPIAAYQVSGEYSMLKQSIKKDIMSEEVINESLISIKRAGADIIITYFAKEIAKKI; via the coding sequence ATGTACCCAATAAACCGATTGAGGCGGCTGAGAAACAAGGAATCAACCAGAAGACTTGTCTCAGAAACAAAGTTAACTACAGACGACCTTGTCTATCCATTATTTGTTGAAAAAAGAGATAAACCAATTGAGATATCCAGCATGGATGGTGTTTACAGGTATCCAGTTGAAAAGGCTGTAGAGGTTGCTAAAGAAGTTGAAGACCTAGGGATACCATCAATAATCCTATTTGGCATACCTGAAAAAAAAGATGAAGTTGGGTCTTTTGCTTTTAAAAAGGATGGAGTAGTTCAACAAGCTTTAAAAAAGATCAACAAGGAAACAAATCTAACTTTAATTTCAGATGTCTGTTTATGTGAATACACAGACCATGGTCACTGTGGTTTAATCAAAAACGGCGTTGTTGACAACGATGAGACCCTTGAGTTACTATCAAAAACAGCCGTCAGTCATGCCGAATCAGGTGCAGATATAGTTGCTCCAAGTGGAATGATGGATGGAATGGTAGCAGCATTAAGAGATGGATTAGACCGTGAAGGATTTACATCAACATCTATCTTAAGTTACTCCGCTAAATACGCTTCCAACTACTATGGACCATTTAGAGATGCAGCAGAATCAACACCAAGTTTCGGAGACAGAAAAGGATATCAAATGGCCATAACTCAGAGAAAAGAAGCGATTAGAGAAAACAACATAGATGCAGTTGAAGGCGCAGACATGTTAATGGTTAAACCAGCACTCCCCTACCTCGACATCATAAGAGATACCTCAGAAAGATTTAACCTACCAATAGCTGCATACCAAGTAAGTGGAGAATACTCAATGTTGAAACAATCCATAAAAAAGGATATCATGTCTGAAGAAGTGATTAACGAATCCTTGATATCTATCAAAAGAGCCGGAGCCGATATAATAATAACATACTTCGCGAAAGAAATAGCCAAAAAAATATAA
- the mcrB gene encoding coenzyme-B sulfoethylthiotransferase subunit beta, with the protein MEDNIDLYSDRGELLESDVPLKAISPLHNNAIKTTFSLAKRMVVADLAGMEKDLETGKVGGLGFQIKGRELELDIVAKAEEIAEAVEDKIKVIEDDDTDVDIVADGERLFIRVPEERFEAGVEYTTGLSAAASAVTEAVVEVFDVDMFDSNMVHAAVWGRYPQTVELTGSNLDTLLDIPQRNEGIGYALRNIMVNDVVASTQKNAMQATALSMVLEQGAMYETGDAVGSFERKQLLELAYGGLNADNIVYSLVEQNAQNGTVGDVVESLVARALDDGVIKVKETLPSGYDVYETDDSALWNAYATAGMMAAVMVNCGAMRAAQAVPSTILYYNNLLERETSLPGVDFGRAEGTSVGMSFFSHSIYGGGGPGIFKGNHIVTRHAKGAMIPAISAGVSLDAGTQMMSPESTSSLKFDTFGEIPEFRTPMDEIAKAAAERKGELA; encoded by the coding sequence ATGGAAGATAACATCGATTTATATAGTGACAGAGGTGAACTCCTCGAAAGCGACGTACCACTCAAAGCGATATCTCCGCTGCACAACAATGCAATTAAAACAACGTTTTCTCTTGCTAAACGCATGGTTGTAGCAGACCTAGCTGGAATGGAGAAAGACCTAGAGACCGGAAAGGTCGGAGGCCTCGGGTTCCAAATAAAAGGAAGAGAACTTGAACTAGACATAGTAGCAAAAGCTGAAGAGATAGCAGAAGCAGTTGAAGATAAAATAAAGGTTATCGAAGACGACGACACAGACGTCGACATAGTTGCCGACGGAGAAAGGCTATTTATAAGGGTACCAGAAGAAAGATTCGAAGCTGGTGTCGAATACACAACAGGACTTTCAGCAGCTGCATCCGCAGTAACTGAAGCCGTAGTAGAAGTATTCGACGTCGATATGTTTGATTCAAATATGGTTCACGCAGCAGTTTGGGGAAGATATCCACAAACAGTTGAACTAACTGGATCAAACCTAGACACACTTCTCGACATACCACAAAGAAACGAAGGAATAGGATACGCACTCCGAAACATAATGGTGAACGACGTTGTAGCTTCAACACAGAAAAACGCAATGCAAGCAACCGCATTGTCAATGGTTCTTGAACAAGGAGCTATGTACGAAACAGGAGACGCAGTAGGTTCATTCGAAAGAAAACAACTACTAGAACTCGCATACGGTGGACTAAACGCAGACAACATCGTATACAGCTTAGTAGAACAAAACGCACAAAACGGAACAGTAGGAGACGTAGTCGAATCACTAGTAGCACGAGCACTAGACGACGGAGTAATCAAAGTAAAAGAAACCCTACCATCAGGATACGACGTGTACGAAACAGACGACAGCGCCCTATGGAACGCATACGCAACAGCAGGTATGATGGCAGCAGTAATGGTAAACTGTGGTGCAATGAGAGCAGCACAAGCCGTACCATCAACAATACTCTACTACAACAACCTACTTGAAAGAGAAACAAGCCTACCAGGCGTAGACTTCGGAAGAGCAGAAGGTACATCAGTAGGAATGTCGTTCTTCTCACACTCAATATACGGCGGTGGAGGACCAGGTATATTTAAAGGAAACCACATCGTTACAAGACACGCAAAAGGCGCAATGATACCAGCTATCTCAGCAGGTGTATCACTAGACGCAGGAACACAAATGATGTCCCCAGAATCAACATCAAGCCTCAAGTTCGACACATTCGGCGAAATACCTGAATTCCGAACACCAATGGACGAAATAGCAAAAGCAGCAGCAGAAAGAAAGGGGGAGTTGGCCTAA